In a genomic window of Jaculus jaculus isolate mJacJac1 chromosome 8, mJacJac1.mat.Y.cur, whole genome shotgun sequence:
- the LOC101613035 gene encoding olfactory receptor 4F3/4F16/4F29-like: protein MDGANHSVVLDFVFLGLTNTWEIQFLLLMVSSIFYVASMMGNLLIIFTVASDPHLHSPMYFLLANLSFIDLGVSSVISPKMIYDLLRNHKVISFKGCIAQIFFIHVIGAVEMVLLIAMAFDRYIAICKPLHYFTIMKQKMCIFLLVAAWIIGLTHSAIQLVFVVKLPFCGPNVLDSFYCDLPRFIKLACIDTYRMEFMVTVNSGFISLGSFFILVISYIFIVITVCKHSSSGSSKAMSTLSAHIMVVVLFFGPCIFVYTWPYPTSHLDKFLAFFDAVFTPFLNPVIYTFRNKEMKMAMKKACSQLTIYRIS from the coding sequence ATGGATGGAGCAAATCATTCAGTTGTGTTAGACTTCGTGTTCCTGGGACTGACAAACACTTGGGAGATTCAATTTCTCCTCCTGATGGTCTCCTCCATTTTTTATGTGGCAAGTATGATGGGAAACTTGCTCATCATCTTCACGGTGGCTTCTGACCCTCACTTACATTCTCCCATGTACTTTCTGTTGGCCAACCTCTCCTTTATTGACCTGGGTGTTTCTTCTGTCATTTCACCTAAGATGATTTATGACCTCCTTAGAAATCACAAAGTCATCTCTTTTAAAGGTTGTATCGCTCAGATTTTCTTCATCCATGTCATTGGTGCTGTGGAGATGGTGCTGCTTATAGCCATGGCCTTTGACAGATATATTGCTATATGTAAGCCTCTTCACTACTTCACTATCATGAaacaaaaaatgtgtattttcctCCTAGTTGCTGCATGGATAATTGGCTTGACACACTCTGCAATTCAGCTGGTTTTTGTtgtaaaattgccattttgtGGCCCTAATGTGTTGGACAGCTTTTACTGTGACCTTCCTCGTTTTATCAAACTTGCCTGCATAGACACCTACAGAATGGAGTTCATGGTTACAGTCAACAGTGGATTCATCTCACTGGGGTCATTTTTCATATTGGTTATCTCCTACATTTTTATTGTAATCACAGTTTGCAAACATTCTTCTTCTGGCTCATCCAAGGCCATGTCTACTTTGTCAGCTCATATCATGGTGGTGGTTCTGTTTTTTGGTCCCTGTATCTTTGTTTATACCTGGCCATATCCTACATCACACCTAGACAAATTCCTTGCCTTTTTTGATGCAGTCTTCACTCCGTTTCTGAATCCAGTCATTTATACATTTAGGAACAAAGAAATGAAGATGGCAATGAAGAAAGCATGTAGCCAACTTACTATTTATAGGATTTcttaa